One window of Streptomyces sp. FIT100 genomic DNA carries:
- a CDS encoding nuclear transport factor 2 family protein, with product MTQRVDLATVMDRLAIDEVITGYAVAVDDGDWSGYRALFTPEGRADYRGAGGIEGPAADVAQWLAETMRLFPVRQHLIVNRRVRLQDLGGYPGDGADAQADYVNPMRLESGEDFVCGGRYAFALERTDGGWRLRSVTVREKWRHAAFPVPAVG from the coding sequence ATGACGCAGCGCGTGGATCTCGCGACGGTGATGGACCGGCTGGCCATCGACGAGGTGATCACCGGGTACGCGGTGGCCGTGGACGACGGTGACTGGTCCGGTTACCGGGCCCTCTTCACCCCGGAAGGCCGCGCCGACTACCGCGGCGCGGGCGGCATCGAGGGCCCCGCCGCGGACGTCGCGCAGTGGCTCGCCGAGACGATGCGGCTGTTCCCGGTGCGGCAGCACCTCATCGTCAACCGGCGGGTGCGCCTCCAGGATCTCGGCGGCTACCCGGGCGACGGGGCGGACGCGCAGGCCGACTACGTGAACCCGATGCGGCTGGAGTCGGGCGAGGACTTCGTCTGCGGCGGCAGGTACGCGTTCGCGCTGGAGCGGACGGACGGTGGCTGGCGGCTGCGGTCGGTGACCGTGCGGGAGAAGTGGCGGCACGCCGCCTTCCCCGTCCCGGCGGTCGGCTGA
- the lnt gene encoding apolipoprotein N-acyltransferase, whose translation MRIPAGRRERLTRLLSSPWGRGAAALAAGALPALAFPAPGLWWFAYAALVPWLLLIRTAATGRRAVLDGWLGGIGFLLAVHHWLVPNLHVFILLLAALLGLLWAPWGWLVRAMLGGTPSAARATAAIAVVPSGWLTVELVRSWEGLGGPWGLLGASQWQVEPALRLASVGGVWLVSLLVVAVNTAVVVLLTVPVARVPAVAGVCACAMAAGAVWLWAPRPERPGDVARVAVVQPGVINGLGGAERRFARSEELTGALAGQRLDLVVWGESSVGVDLAARPDFAARVAAVSRAVGAEVLVNVDARRSDRPGIFKSSVLVGPGGPTGDRYDKMRLVPFGEYVPARALLGWVTSVGEAAGEDRRRGSRQVVLELADGASGSGLRVGPLVCFESAFPDMSRRLVRGGAQLLVAQSATSTFQESWAPAQHASLAALRAAETGRPMVHATLTGVSAVYGPDGEPLGDRLGTDAGTAAVYEIPLARGTTPYVRFGDWPVYGTLAVLAALCAAEGLRALRRPGPPADLRKPGSGTPGPPARTAHGSAARPER comes from the coding sequence ATGCGGATTCCGGCGGGCCGGCGGGAGCGGCTCACGAGGCTGTTGTCGTCGCCGTGGGGGCGTGGCGCGGCCGCGCTCGCGGCGGGCGCGCTGCCCGCGCTGGCCTTCCCTGCCCCGGGGCTGTGGTGGTTCGCGTACGCCGCGCTCGTCCCGTGGCTCCTGCTGATCCGTACGGCGGCGACGGGGCGGCGCGCAGTCCTGGACGGCTGGCTCGGCGGCATCGGTTTCCTGCTGGCCGTGCACCACTGGCTGGTGCCGAACCTGCATGTGTTCATCCTGCTGCTGGCGGCGCTGCTCGGGCTGCTGTGGGCCCCCTGGGGATGGCTGGTGCGCGCCATGCTCGGCGGGACGCCGTCGGCGGCCCGCGCCACCGCCGCGATCGCCGTCGTGCCGTCGGGCTGGCTGACGGTGGAGCTCGTGCGGTCCTGGGAGGGGCTCGGCGGACCCTGGGGTCTGCTCGGGGCGAGCCAGTGGCAGGTGGAGCCCGCGCTGCGACTCGCCTCGGTGGGCGGGGTGTGGCTGGTGAGCCTGCTGGTGGTCGCGGTGAACACGGCGGTGGTCGTGCTGCTGACGGTGCCGGTGGCGCGGGTGCCAGCCGTGGCGGGTGTCTGCGCGTGTGCGATGGCCGCGGGGGCGGTGTGGCTGTGGGCGCCACGGCCGGAGCGGCCGGGCGACGTGGCGCGGGTCGCCGTCGTCCAGCCCGGTGTCATCAACGGGCTAGGCGGAGCGGAGCGGCGCTTCGCCCGCAGCGAGGAGCTGACCGGTGCGCTCGCCGGGCAGCGGCTCGATCTGGTGGTCTGGGGCGAGAGCAGCGTCGGCGTGGACCTGGCGGCGCGGCCGGACTTCGCGGCGCGTGTCGCCGCCGTGTCCCGTGCCGTGGGAGCCGAGGTGCTGGTCAATGTGGACGCGCGGCGCTCGGATCGGCCCGGGATATTCAAGAGCAGCGTGCTGGTGGGTCCGGGCGGCCCCACCGGTGACCGCTACGACAAGATGCGGCTGGTCCCCTTCGGCGAGTACGTCCCGGCGCGGGCGCTGCTCGGCTGGGTGACGTCCGTGGGCGAGGCGGCGGGTGAGGACCGCAGGCGCGGCAGCCGCCAGGTGGTGCTGGAGCTGGCGGACGGGGCGTCCGGCTCCGGGCTGCGGGTGGGGCCGCTGGTCTGCTTCGAGTCGGCGTTCCCCGACATGAGCCGCCGGCTGGTGCGCGGTGGCGCGCAGCTGCTGGTGGCGCAGTCCGCGACCTCGACGTTCCAGGAGAGCTGGGCGCCGGCGCAGCACGCCTCGCTGGCGGCGCTGCGGGCGGCCGAGACGGGCCGGCCGATGGTGCACGCCACGCTCACGGGCGTCTCGGCGGTGTACGGGCCGGACGGCGAGCCGCTGGGCGACCGGCTGGGCACGGACGCCGGCACCGCTGCCGTGTACGAGATCCCGCTGGCCCGGGGCACGACGCCGTACGTCCGGTTCGGGGACTGGCCCGTGTACGGCACGCTG